TTCAGGGCTCAGTTTCCTGTGGCAACGGGCACTCTCAGCTCCCACTCTCGGGGAAGCCCTGAGTCCCACGAGCCCCCATCCTGCCTCTTCCTTGCTCCCCGCCTTCTGAGGGGCCAGATAGCAGGGTGCACATCCAATACTTAGGGCTCCCAAGTGCCCTCCCCTGGGGGGACTTTTTTTCTGTCCTTGGGCTTCAGCTCTGCCCTGGGAGTGAGCCTCACACTCGGCCATCTTCTTCCATAACCAGCACCTCTTGGGCCATGCAGGCCATTGCTATTATTGCTCTGATAACAGTAACCGCTTAACTTCCACAGCACACgtcacagtttacaaagcacctCGCATCCAGGCCTCCCCTATTCCTCACAACTCAGAAGATGATCCCTGCCCCTATCtcagaaggaatgaaactggcgCTCAGAGAGGGAAGTGATTTGTGTAACATGCCACAGCTAGTCACGGGGCATCGCCAGGACTCCGTGCGTCCTCTGACCTCCCCCACGCAAACAGGGGACAGGAAAAGAAggtgctcccccacccccagaccccaGGTTCCTGTGCCTGAgctggggtggtggagggggatgCCATCCTCGTACGTGGGGATGGgcttctcctcccccacatcACAGCGAGCCGGCCTCTTAGTGCTGGGCCCAGACAGCGCAGCATTGTCGTGCGGGTGGGAGGATATTGTCTTCTCCCCCGAGAGAAAAATAATCATACTCAGATCAGCCATAGCTCATTAAAGCCGCTGCAGACATTACGGCCCCAGCAATTACCACAGGAATAATTACGCACCATCaccccagggtgagggagggCTGGACCCCAGCCAGCCTCTCTCTGCACCCTGACTCCCCTCCAGCAGCCCCTCCAAGGGCCCAGGCCAGGCGGCAGCTGCCCCAGTCACAAATCCCTGGTTTCGGCCCAAACAGTTCCTATGAGCTCAAGGTCTGGGCGGCCGAAGCCTGCTCATTATCACCAGGAGGGGACAGCGGGGCGAGGACAAGGCTCCATTTGGCTCCAGCCCAGACTGCAGCCCCGGGCCCTGCCCCAGGCAGCCCGCCCAGGATGCTGTGCCAGTTCCTGTCCTTTGCCCACTACGGGCAGACAGGCTGTCCCCAGAGCTGGCCTTCCCTCCTTGAGATGGGACGATGCAGCCCAGTGGAGAGAGCCTGGGCTGGACTCCACCTCTGGGTGTGACACAACATCTCCAAGCCAGGTTGCCAACGTAAAATTGGGCCAttttcaggaacttccctggtggctcagtggttgagaatcttcctgccaatgcaggggacacgggttcaatccctgggccaggaagatgccacatgccacagagcaactaagcctgtgtgccgcaactactgaagcccgagtgtctagagcccgtgctccacaacataGAAGGCATCACACTAAGAAGACTGTGTACCACAACGAGGTgtagcccccatttgctgcaactagagaaagtctgcacgcggcaacgaagacccaacatagccaataagtaaataaatctataaaaaaaaatgaccattttCCCACTTACACGAGGTACAAAGAGTCAAAATCATAAAGACGGAAAATGTAATGGTGattgcaggggtggggagggagaatggGGAGCTATGGTTTAATAGCTATAaagtttcagtttcacaagatggaAAGAGTTACAAGGATGCAGggcggtgatggttgcacaacaatgccacagaactgtacactgaGAATTGGGTAAGATGGTAAAGTtgatattatgtgtattttaccaccaaaaaaaaaaccaaaacgctGACCCCATTAACACCAGCCCCAGCTACAGGGCCACAGTGAGCATTCGATGTCACAGAGGGAGTGAGGGTCTCCATAGACGTTAGcatcctccctcacctcctccgctccccagggagaggctggggacAGAGAGTGCATGCCCTGGGGCCTGGAGAATTCCTCATTTCTCACTTATTAGTTATGTGGCTTTGGGTAATCGAGcctcctctctctgagcctcagtctaccaatcagaaaaatggaaataactctGGCCCAGTGTGACTCAAGGGGATGGAACGAGAAGATGGACCAGAAGTGTCTGCAAACTGAATTGGTCGTGATGACCATCAGGGCTGGAAAGACCCTGCCCCcaccaaatcccctccctcttcctcttgctccctTTCCTTTATCCCACCTGCTTCTATCAACACGGTACCCCTAGTTTCAACTCCCAGACTGATACAGAAAattgtccccacccccccacacacacacacacaaagaaaggcTTTATTCCTGCCACCCAGACCTGCAACCCAGCCACCAGCCCCACCTGTGTGGCCCCAGACCCAGCCCCACAGCCACATTCCAGGGGCCTCTAGGGCACAGGGGAAGGTTGCAGCTGTGACAACAGAGGCTTTCATGAACGGAGAACAAATATCTCTGGGCAGTCCCGGCCTGGGGGTGCAGCCAGGCCACTGGCCTCTAGCTCCAGGGCCTCCTAAGCTAAGTGGGATTGGAGGAGTGTACGTGCTGATGCCCAGAGCAGAATAGCTGGGGAGATGGCAGAAGGGGCTCCTGGCCCAGGGCTACGGCAGGGGAAGCCTGTGATTTGGAGTAAGCTAATGAGCCTACCAAGGCCCAAGGAAAATTGCAAGAAAAGCACCTCCTTCAGAATGAACACCAGGTATGGCAGGGACCAGACCTCCTGAGTGCAGTGCTGAGCACAGGTGGCAGCAAGCACTGGTCTGTCCCCCTACAGAAGACCTTCTGCCTCACTTGGCCCCCTCCCTCACAGGGTCGGCCTGCTGTCAGATAGATCCACGGGGCCTGAAAAGACCCACTCAGCCTGAACCTCTCAACTAGGAAAAGTGCGACATGTACCTTTAATTGGCCTCCATTCTTGGCAGTTGAGCTGTAAACCACAGGGGCAGGACTATACCCACCCAAGGACAGAGTTGTACCAGGAAGCTGAGATGTGTGTTCCTTTGCGGGCCCAGGACCAGCCCCAGGCAAGCCAGTTTGGGGGTCTGCGTGGGAGGTCTGGGTCACAGCTGGGTCCTATTCCGGGCTCTGGGCCCAGGTATGGGCTGGTGGGCGTAAGGGGCTTACACAGGGCTGCCAGGGGATGGATGGAGGTGTCAGTGCTTGCACACTGCGGGTGCCCTCTCCAGCCTGCCTCTGAGCTGATGCCCGCCCCCTGGCCCCAAAGCCCCAGTTCCTCCTTCATTTAGGTGGAGAAGCTTATCGGAGGATCTCAGTTCTAGGCCTTCACACAGAGCAAGACTGGAATGTACCAAGGAAATGGCACAAGCAGTGTCATCCTAGGAGACAGGGATGCAGAGGTGGCACTGTGGCTTAAGAATcaagaaatgcagattctggccCAAGCTCTCCCATGTAGTCGCTGTGTGgtcttggtcaagttacttaacctctctgagactgtttCCTACTCTGTAGGATATAACTCATGCTACCTTTTATGGTTGTTTGATTAAATGGCatttagtaggtgctcagtaaacattaattacagatacacacacaccaacccttgggggggtggggactaCAGTGGAAAGAAAACTAAATCTGGAAGCAAAAACCACAGTTTCAAATCCCAACTTTGCCATGTGTTAGGACAGTTTTATGTATACAACAAACCACCTCACCTCTCCAAGCCTTAGTTtatccctctgtaaaatgggagcaatgTTTATGTAATGAGCTTGTTTTTAGGGAACAGGTGAGATAAATGAAGACTTCTGCAAACAGGAATTACCATAACAGTTGGAGCTGGTGAGcaccttcccctccctttcctagGACAGGGTGGACTCTGGTCCAAATGAAACCTAAACAATAAAACCTAAACAGTGCCGAGGCCTGGCCCACCTCCATGGGCTGAAATAACAAACCCAATGTCCTTCCTCCCTTGGgccataaagttttattggcagaTCAGCGGGAGAGCCAGGGGTaagggcccctcccctcccacaccccTACCCAGGAGAATCCCTCTGCATCAGAGCAGGAAGGCCAGGAGGCTGCAGGACTCAGAGGGCCTTCGGGGTGGACAGATTGTTGTAATAGGCGTCCTGGCCCTCCAGCAGGTTTCGGTAGGTGGCAATCTCCTGCTCCAGCCGGGACTTGATGTCCATGAGGTGCTGGTACTCCTGGTTCTGCCGCTCGGTGTCGGCACGCACGTCGCTCAGCTGGGCTTCGATACTGCTGATCAGCGCCTGGATCTGGGCCAGCTGGGCTCCGAAGCGAGCCTCCGTTTCTGCCAGTGTGCCTTCCAGGGCGGCTTTctgagggcagagagagggaaggagactcagcggagcctggtgcccagagaggGCATGGACACAGCTGCCACCACCCAGGCTATCCAAGGCCACAAGGACACGAGTGTGCATCCCACGGGGCAGAAGGCACACACCATGCTGAGTTGAGACTGCAGCTCAATCTCCAGACCCTGGAGGGTGCGCCGCAGGTCAGTGACCTCCGTCTTGCTGATCTGCAGCTGCTCCGTGTGGCCAGCGACTTCCCTGTTCAGCTCCTCGGTCTGCAgtgagaggaggcagaggaaatAAGCACTGAGTCAGACCCTGGCCTGAGGGCATTAAACCCGCTCTCCTTGCCACCTCCTTAAGGGGTACCTGCCTACCCCTCCATACCTGGCTGGTGAACCAAGCCTCAGCATCCTTCCGGTTCTTCTCAGCCATGACCTCATACTGGCTTCTCATGTCGCTCAGGATCTTGGCTAGGTCGATGCCCGGAGCGGAATCCACCTCCACACTGACCTGGCCACCCACCTGGCCCTTCAGGACACTGATTTCCTGGAAAGATACACCAGAGATGGGCATGTCGGGGCCCAGAGCCTGCTGGGCCTAAGTCACGTCACTCTTCCTCCATCCCCCAGGCCATAAGGGGCTGGTTTTCAGGTGCAGACCTAGGAGCCAGCACCAGGGGACAGACAGGGTCACCACCATCCTCTGCTGGAACCCTTGGGAGCCACCCTCCACATTAAGAGTCAGGTCAAGGGTGCAGCAAATGCGCCCACGTCAGAGGATACAGGATAAAAAAGTGCTCAGCTCTGGGAAGCTGGGCTGGGATAGATGGGGGGCCCAGCTTGAGACCCACCTCCTCATGGTTCTTCTTCAGGTAGGCCAGCTCCTCCTTCAGGCCCTCAATCTGCATCTCCAGGTCGGTCCTGGCCAGGGTCAGCTCGTCCAGCACCCTGCGCAGGCCGTTGATGTCGGCCTCCACGTTCAAGCGCAAGGCCTGCTCCGTCTCAAACCTTTCAGAGGAAGGACCTGCAGTCAGGCCGGCATTTCCTCTGCACCTCTGAAGACGTCCCTACCTCTCCTGGGCTCAGAGGGtccatgggggaggggggtgtgctTCAGACCAGCTGGGGTGGGTGAGGGCAGAGTCCATTCCCCCCATGGCCCTGAGCCCCATTAGGGCTGAGATCtcccccctgccctgctctggctTCTGCAGCCCCCCAGGCAGAGACGCTCACTTGGTTCGGAAGTCGTCTGCCGCCAGACGGGCATTGTCGATCTGAAGGACTATCTTCGAGTTCTCAATGGTGGCACCAAGAATCTGGAGGGCGGAAGGCAGGAGATTGGCACCAGTTCAACATATGGGCACTGTCCACCCACTTTCAtcccagaggagagagaggagcaaAGGAGTACACATGCCCCAGCCCCCCGGAGACCAAAGCCCCAGCCACCCCAAGCCGCCCATCAGCCTGCTCTCTGGGAGGCCTTGGAATCAGTCCAGGCCCGGGAGCTGGAGCAGGAGAAACTACTGCCAGGGAGGCTGAGCCAGGGGGTAGGAGATGGGCAGGAAGAGCAGGGAGGTAAGTCTGGGGCAAGTCTCCAAGACCTGTCCCCAGGGAAACTCTAAATGCTCTTAGGGAGGCAGCCTCTAGCAATCCGCAAACCAGATGCAGGGAGCACAGGGGTTCTGTTACCCCATGGTCCGACCCCCACTCAAACCACATTCTGTCTCAGGGAAGGGAATGCCTTTtgctgagcatctattatgtgctgGCACTTTGCACCTCCTCTTTCAGGCAAAATGTATTCCCTAGCGAATGTGACAACTTCTAAAGTGTGAAAGCACTATCCTCGTTGTTTACACCTCTAGCTCTCCCTCATCTCCCCCCTCCAGTCTAGGCCCCTGGAACCCAGCACCACGCCAGGCACCGGGTGGGTCCTGGGCTATGTTGTGGGGGCTGTGTGTTTGGAGATCCAACATGTGAGGCTGTCAAATGTCCCACTGGCTTCTGAAACTTTTCTTCTGGACcaagctcccagctcccagctcttCCCTGTGGGCAGAGACCAAGCCCTACCCTGAAGGACCCTGAGGGCCCCCCAGCAAGAGGCTGTAGCTGGGACCTGGGGGGTCTCCacccacagagcactgggcctCCCCATTGAGGTCTTCACAAGCTCGGCATTCGTCCCTCCTTTACCCAGTCCAGGGGCCACAGCATATGTCCCTTCTTGACCAGGGGCCATAGTTGGCCTCTCCCATTCATCCTGGAGCTTGGCAAAGCCCCAACTGGCcccctgggagggggaggggcttcaGCCTGAGCGTGATGGAAACCAGACCCGCCCTTGCCAGAGAAAAGGAATGCAGAGGCCCCACCCAGGGGGCAGCACAAGGCAGGTCTGACCCGGCCGCGGACCAGATTCCTCCCTGGCCAAATTCTTGCGTTTCCCTATTGCCACAGCGACTCAGGTCCAGACCTCAGGGCAGCCCACAGCgtgcctcctctcctcccaccccttccgACCCTCTTTCCCAGGCCTCGCCTACCCACGCGCCTTCTTCCTCCCGCCCTCCAGCCCTGCACACTAACCCGCCCCCCAAATCCCCGTCCCCTTTCCTCCCCACAGGCCTCCACTCCCTGCCCCACGGTCCTGCTGCTCCTCACCCGCTCGCTTCCCTCGGCCCCACCCTGCGGGCCCTCCCACATGCTAACGGGCCCGCTCCCGCCCCGGCCGGGCGGTGGCTCGGGAGATGGCTCGGGCACCCGCCGCGCCCGCCTCGGGCCTCGCCCAGCGGGCGGGGCTCAGGTACCCGCGGCAGGTGCACTTCCCGCGGCTGGGCCGCCGCCCACCTGGTCCCGCAGGTCCTCGATGGTCTTGAAGTAGTGGCTGTAGTCGCGggcgggcccgggcccctgcttcTGGTACCAGTCGCGGATCTTCACCTCCAGGTCGCCGTTGGCCTCCTCCAGGGCGCGCACCTTGTCCAGGTAGGAGGCCAGGCGGTCGTTGAGGTTCTGCATGGTGAGCTTCTCGTTGCCCGCCAGCAGCCCGTCGGAGCTGCCCAGGGCGCCCCCATAGCCGCCGCCGTAGCCCCCGGAGGAGGACGAGGACACGAAGCGGGCGGAGGACACCGACACGCCGCGGCCGCCCGAGCCCCCGTGGATGCTGGGCGCGCGGAAGGTGCCTCCCGCCCCGAAGCGCACGGAGCCGCCGCCCAGACCCCCGAAGGACGAGGTGGCCGACGACTGGCGATAGCTGTAGGAAGTCATGGCGAAGGAGGACGCGGGCGACACCGGTCGGAGTGGCTGCGGTCGGCAGGAGGAGTGGCGAGGCCCTCACCTGGCGCCTTTTATGcccggggcgggcgggggaggggaggggagacggTGTCAGGCGGATATCTGAGCGCCCAGGAATGTGCAGGCTCCTGAGTGCAAATACGGGCGCTCTCCCCATTGGTCAGTTCCTGGCGGCTCTGCTTCGAACTCTCCCCTCCCGGGAGCCAGAGGCGCCTGCCCTCCAGAGagctgccccaccccagcccactccAAGCCCCAACCACACACCCCGCTAGCACactcacccccaccacacacacacttagaCATCCCCGCAATTCACATGCTGGCCCTCCCGCATTAAGATCACCCAgagtttcacacacacacacacacacacacacacacacacacgcaggaaTTTTTCTGAGAGTACACTCCTAGATGTcagtccccccgcccccagtgatCACTCACTCAGAGTCCCCCTATCATATTCTGAGCCGCTTCCTTGTGATCAAAATTAACCCCACCAAAGTACATTCACCTGATACCTACGCCCCACTCGGGATTACAGCCTCTCAGAACCTGCCCCTTGGGGATCACCCACACCCAGACTCCTCCTCAGTCCCCCAAATGAGGTGCCCTGCGCTGAAACTTCCCAAGCCTCCTGAGACAAAGCCGCCTCACCCTGCTGTGACCATACAAAGCCCCAAAGTGACAATAGGCTCTTGGGAGCTGCTGCTAGGAGGGGTTCTGCAGCTGGACCGTGAAAGGCACCTTCTGcctgaccacccccccccccccccgtcccggGGGCTGACCCCCCCCTCAGCGACTCTCCCCTCAACAGGACAAATCTCTACCCTCCAAACCCAAAAGCATACATTCAGCACAGACTTACTGAAGCACTTTAATGATGCTGTGGTGAGACACCTGAACCTAAGGGAGGCGAGTACCTCACCCATGAGACTTTTAGCACCTACACCCAGAGACAGGATggaatccctccctcctcctgagcaTCTCCGAGGAGGGTGTCAGAGGCTCAATCCTCCTGTGCCTAACAGTCTGTCCTAGTACGTGGGTGAATGAATGGATTGCTGGGGGGGGCACCCACGCACAAAGTAGGGTTTCAATAATAGAGGAAGGAGCCCCTCTGCTCTGCACACAGCTCCTAGCCCCGCTCTTCATCCAGCTCAATCATTTTGATCTCCTTGGAGGCCCCTGTCTGCCA
The DNA window shown above is from Hippopotamus amphibius kiboko isolate mHipAmp2 chromosome 17, mHipAmp2.hap2, whole genome shotgun sequence and carries:
- the KRT19 gene encoding keratin, type I cytoskeletal 19 — translated: MTSYSYRQSSATSSFGGLGGGSVRFGAGGTFRAPSIHGGSGGRGVSVSSARFVSSSSSGGYGGGYGGALGSSDGLLAGNEKLTMQNLNDRLASYLDKVRALEEANGDLEVKIRDWYQKQGPGPARDYSHYFKTIEDLRDQILGATIENSKIVLQIDNARLAADDFRTKFETEQALRLNVEADINGLRRVLDELTLARTDLEMQIEGLKEELAYLKKNHEEEISVLKGQVGGQVSVEVDSAPGIDLAKILSDMRSQYEVMAEKNRKDAEAWFTSQTEELNREVAGHTEQLQISKTEVTDLRRTLQGLEIELQSQLSMKAALEGTLAETEARFGAQLAQIQALISSIEAQLSDVRADTERQNQEYQHLMDIKSRLEQEIATYRNLLEGQDAYYNNLSTPKAL